A section of the Pseudomonas lini genome encodes:
- a CDS encoding YecA family protein translates to MPIQNSPYQAFATLLSTSGHPVSPAELHGLLLGRSCAGAGFEADSWLADAAELLEGEPQDNVRNALIGLQEMVKGELTSDDMTVVLLLPTDDAPLTERAAALGQWCQGFLTGFGLTRREYALSTEATEVLQDLAAIAQVQDALEESDDGESDYMEVMEYLRVAPLLLFTETKKTDEAAAKPSLH, encoded by the coding sequence ATGCCCATTCAGAATTCTCCGTACCAAGCCTTTGCCACCCTGCTGAGCACCAGCGGCCATCCCGTCTCGCCTGCCGAACTGCACGGACTGTTGCTCGGCCGCAGTTGCGCCGGTGCCGGCTTCGAAGCCGACAGCTGGTTGGCCGACGCCGCCGAGCTGCTCGAAGGCGAACCACAAGACAACGTTCGCAACGCCTTGATCGGCCTGCAAGAGATGGTCAAGGGCGAGCTTACCAGCGACGACATGACCGTTGTTCTGCTGCTGCCGACCGACGACGCGCCGCTTACCGAGCGTGCGGCTGCACTGGGCCAGTGGTGCCAGGGCTTCCTTACCGGCTTCGGTCTGACCCGCCGTGAATATGCCTTGAGCACTGAAGCCACCGAAGTGCTGCAGGATCTGGCCGCTATCGCCCAGGTGCAAGACGCGCTGGAAGAGTCCGACGACGGCGAAAGCGATTACATGGAAGTGATGGAGTACCTGCGCGTCGCTCCGTTGCTGCTATTCACCGAAACCAAGAAAACCGACGAAGCGGCTGCCAAACCGTCGTTGCATTAA
- a CDS encoding TIGR02449 family protein, with product MEDTDLQALMARLELLITRVEQLKSQNGLLLAQEKSWREERAHLIEKNEIARRKVESMISRLKALEQDS from the coding sequence ATGGAAGACACCGACCTGCAAGCGCTGATGGCCAGACTCGAACTGCTAATTACTCGAGTCGAGCAACTAAAGAGTCAGAATGGACTCCTATTAGCTCAGGAAAAGAGCTGGCGCGAGGAACGCGCGCATCTCATTGAAAAAAATGAAATCGCCCGGCGTAAGGTCGAATCGATGATTTCGCGCCTCAAGGCCCTGGAGCAAGACTCATGA
- a CDS encoding cell division protein ZapA, protein MSSSNSVTVQILDKEYSIICPQEERSNLVSAARYLDGKMREIRSSGKVIGADRIAVMAALNITHDLLHKEERPDVQASGSTREQVRDLLDRVDLVLSTDPDVTKG, encoded by the coding sequence ATGAGTTCAAGCAATAGCGTTACCGTGCAGATCCTCGACAAAGAATATTCGATCATCTGCCCCCAGGAAGAGCGCAGCAACCTGGTGAGCGCTGCCCGTTACCTGGACGGCAAGATGCGCGAAATCCGCAGCAGCGGCAAAGTCATCGGCGCCGACCGCATCGCCGTGATGGCCGCGCTGAACATCACGCACGATCTCCTGCACAAGGAAGAACGCCCGGATGTGCAGGCCAGCGGTTCGACCCGTGAGCAGGTTCGCGATCTGCTGGACCGCGTCGATCTGGTGTTGTCGACCGATCCGGATGTCACCAAGGGCTGA
- a CDS encoding 5-formyltetrahydrofolate cyclo-ligase, whose amino-acid sequence MTEPALLPRPQLRRMLRKARRALTPSQQREAARGLYKQLAQHPLFRRAKHISLYLPMDGEIDPSLLMRAAQRRGKATYLPVLSAWPRTKMVFQRIRSGEKLKPNRFRIPEPRHNIARQRKVWALDLVLLPLVGFDDVGGRLGMGGGFYDRSLAYLARRKNWRKPTLLGLAHECQKVQRLAQASWDVPLQGTVTDNAWYFAD is encoded by the coding sequence ATGACCGAACCTGCGCTGCTGCCCCGCCCGCAACTTCGACGCATGCTGCGCAAGGCCCGTCGCGCACTGACCCCCAGTCAGCAGCGCGAGGCCGCTCGCGGGCTGTATAAACAATTGGCCCAGCATCCGCTGTTCCGCCGCGCAAAACACATCTCCCTGTACCTGCCCATGGACGGTGAAATCGATCCGAGTCTGCTGATGCGTGCCGCACAACGTCGGGGCAAGGCGACTTATCTGCCGGTGCTCAGTGCCTGGCCGCGAACCAAAATGGTGTTCCAGCGGATTCGTTCCGGCGAAAAGCTCAAACCTAACCGTTTTCGCATCCCCGAACCTCGACACAACATCGCCCGACAACGCAAGGTCTGGGCGCTGGATCTGGTGTTGTTGCCGCTGGTGGGGTTTGACGATGTCGGCGGACGCCTGGGAATGGGCGGTGGTTTCTACGACCGGAGCCTGGCGTACCTGGCGCGCCGCAAAAACTGGCGCAAGCCGACGCTGCTGGGCCTGGCCCATGAATGTCAGAAGGTTCAACGATTGGCTCAGGCGAGCTGGGATGTGCCGCTGCAGGGAACGGTCACGGACAACGCGTGGTATTTCGCGGACTAG
- a CDS encoding EVE domain-containing protein codes for MAYWLMKSEPDELSIKDLQKLGRARWDGVRNYQARNFLRAMAVGDEFFFYHSSCPEPGIAGIGKIVEAAYPDPTALEPESHYFDPKATAEKNAWSAIDVAHVETFASVLKLEYLKQQTALAEMPLVQKGSRLSVMPVTAEQWAGVIALKP; via the coding sequence ATGGCCTATTGGCTGATGAAATCCGAGCCCGACGAACTCTCGATCAAAGACCTGCAGAAGCTTGGCCGAGCGCGCTGGGACGGGGTTCGCAACTACCAGGCGCGTAACTTCCTGCGGGCCATGGCGGTGGGTGACGAGTTCTTTTTCTACCATTCCAGCTGCCCTGAGCCAGGGATTGCCGGGATCGGCAAGATTGTCGAAGCCGCGTACCCGGACCCGACGGCGCTGGAGCCTGAGAGTCATTACTTCGATCCGAAGGCCACTGCCGAGAAAAACGCCTGGAGCGCGATTGATGTTGCGCATGTCGAGACGTTTGCCAGCGTGCTGAAGCTGGAGTATCTGAAGCAGCAAACGGCGCTGGCCGAGATGCCACTGGTACAGAAAGGTTCGCGATTGTCGGTGATGCCAGTGACAGCCGAGCAGTGGGCGGGGGTGATTGCGCTCAAGCCGTAA
- a CDS encoding flagellar basal body-associated protein FliL, whose protein sequence is MKAWIMLLLALSLPVAAMAEEAKEGEAPKVNYITLSPPFVGNYGLDGTPKLKVYKADVALRVTGEEATKAVKANEPLIRNQLVALFAQQTTEAMNNVEAKEKLRQEALKQTQQVMNDETGKPVVEDLLFNNLIIQ, encoded by the coding sequence GTGAAAGCGTGGATCATGTTGTTGCTGGCCCTGTCTCTGCCTGTGGCAGCGATGGCCGAAGAAGCCAAAGAAGGTGAGGCCCCTAAGGTCAACTACATCACCCTGAGCCCGCCATTCGTGGGCAACTATGGGCTGGACGGCACGCCGAAGCTCAAGGTCTACAAGGCCGATGTGGCGTTGCGGGTGACCGGTGAAGAGGCGACCAAAGCGGTGAAGGCCAATGAGCCATTGATCCGCAATCAGCTGGTGGCGTTGTTTGCACAGCAGACCACTGAAGCCATGAATAATGTCGAAGCCAAGGAAAAGCTGCGTCAGGAAGCCTTGAAGCAGACCCAGCAAGTGATGAACGACGAAACCGGCAAGCCGGTGGTTGAGGATTTGTTGTTCAACAATCTGATAATTCAATAA
- a CDS encoding NADPH:quinone oxidoreductase family protein: MKAVLCKAFGPAESLVLEDVASPVAKKNEILLDVHAAGVNFPDTLIIEGKYQFKPPFPFSPGGEAAGVVSSVGEKVSHLKIGDRVMALTGWGSFAEQVAVPGYNVLPIPSSMDFNTAAAFSMTYGTSMHALKQRGNLQPGETLLVLGASGGVGLAAVEIGKAMGARVIAAASSAEKLAVAKAAGADELINYSETSLKDEIKRLTDGQGADVIYDPVGGDLFDQAIRAIAWNGRLLVVGFASGRIPELPVNLALLKGAAVVGVFWGSFAQRQPQDNAANFQQLFGWFAEGKLKPLVSQVYPLSNAAQAINDLGQRKAVGKVVVQVR, encoded by the coding sequence ATGAAAGCCGTGCTGTGCAAAGCCTTCGGCCCTGCCGAATCGCTGGTGCTGGAAGACGTCGCCAGTCCTGTCGCGAAGAAGAATGAAATCCTGCTGGATGTGCACGCGGCTGGGGTGAACTTCCCGGACACATTGATCATTGAGGGCAAATACCAGTTCAAACCGCCCTTCCCGTTTTCTCCGGGTGGCGAAGCAGCTGGCGTGGTCAGCTCGGTGGGCGAAAAGGTCAGCCACCTCAAGATTGGCGACCGGGTCATGGCCCTGACTGGCTGGGGCAGCTTTGCCGAGCAGGTCGCGGTGCCGGGCTACAACGTGTTGCCGATCCCGTCATCAATGGACTTCAACACCGCCGCCGCATTCAGCATGACCTACGGCACTTCGATGCACGCTCTCAAGCAACGGGGCAACCTGCAACCCGGCGAAACCTTGCTGGTGCTCGGTGCTTCCGGTGGCGTCGGCCTCGCCGCGGTGGAAATCGGCAAAGCCATGGGCGCCCGGGTAATCGCCGCCGCCAGCAGCGCGGAAAAACTCGCGGTGGCCAAGGCCGCCGGTGCCGATGAGTTGATCAACTACAGCGAAACCAGCCTCAAGGACGAGATTAAACGCCTGACCGACGGCCAGGGCGCCGACGTGATCTACGATCCGGTGGGCGGCGACCTGTTCGACCAGGCGATCCGCGCCATCGCCTGGAACGGCCGTCTTTTGGTAGTCGGCTTCGCCAGCGGACGAATCCCTGAGCTGCCAGTGAACTTGGCACTGCTCAAAGGCGCAGCGGTAGTCGGCGTGTTCTGGGGCTCGTTTGCCCAGCGCCAGCCACAGGACAACGCGGCCAACTTCCAGCAGTTGTTTGGCTGGTTTGCCGAGGGCAAATTGAAACCACTGGTGTCGCAGGTGTATCCGCTGAGCAACGCGGCGCAGGCCATCAATGATCTTGGCCAGCGCAAGGCGGTCGGGAAAGTGGTGGTTCAGGTTCGCTGA
- the glpT gene encoding glycerol-3-phosphate transporter — protein sequence MFAFFRPAAHQAPLPEEKIDSTYRRLRWQIFAGIFIGYAGYYLLRKNFTLAFPDLIAQGYTKGQLGVAMSAIAIAYGLSKFLMGIVSDRSNPRYFLPFGLIVSAGVMFVFGFAPWATSSVTMMFILLFINGWAQGMGWPPSGRTMVHWWSQKERGGVVSVWNTAHNVGGGLIGPLAILGMGWFNDWHSKFYVPAAVALLVAVFAFIVMRDTPQSTGLPPIEKYKNDYPEGYDASHEEEFSAKDIFVKYVLRNKMLWFIALANVFVYLLRYGILDWAPTYLKEVKHFDFDKTSWAYFLYEWAGIPGTLLCGWMSDKIFRGNRGLTGMVFMALVTVATIVYWLNPPGNPMVDMISLFAIGFLIYGPVMLVGLQALELVPKKAAGTAAGFTGLFGYLGGSVAASALMGYTVDYFGWDGGFILLVVACLLAMAFLAPTLGHKNVASQSREAIA from the coding sequence ATGTTTGCTTTCTTTCGTCCTGCCGCACATCAGGCTCCATTGCCTGAAGAAAAAATAGACAGCACCTACCGACGCCTTCGCTGGCAGATCTTCGCCGGGATTTTCATTGGGTATGCGGGTTACTACCTGCTGCGCAAGAACTTCACCCTGGCATTTCCGGATCTGATCGCCCAAGGCTATACAAAAGGCCAACTCGGGGTGGCGATGTCGGCGATTGCAATCGCCTACGGTCTTTCCAAGTTTTTGATGGGCATCGTGTCCGACCGCTCCAACCCTCGTTACTTCCTGCCCTTTGGCCTGATTGTGTCCGCCGGGGTGATGTTCGTTTTCGGTTTCGCACCGTGGGCGACGTCCAGCGTGACCATGATGTTCATCCTGTTGTTCATCAACGGCTGGGCGCAAGGCATGGGTTGGCCACCGAGCGGGCGAACCATGGTGCACTGGTGGTCGCAGAAAGAACGCGGCGGTGTGGTTTCGGTATGGAACACCGCGCATAACGTTGGCGGCGGCTTGATCGGCCCGTTGGCGATCCTCGGCATGGGCTGGTTCAACGACTGGCACAGCAAGTTCTACGTTCCGGCAGCGGTGGCGTTGCTGGTCGCCGTATTTGCCTTCATTGTCATGCGTGACACCCCGCAATCGACGGGCTTGCCGCCCATCGAGAAGTACAAGAACGATTACCCGGAAGGCTACGACGCCAGCCACGAAGAAGAATTCAGCGCCAAGGACATCTTCGTCAAATACGTGCTGCGCAACAAAATGCTCTGGTTCATCGCGCTGGCCAACGTCTTCGTCTACTTGTTGCGCTACGGCATTCTGGATTGGGCGCCGACCTACCTTAAAGAGGTCAAGCACTTCGACTTCGACAAAACGTCCTGGGCTTACTTCCTGTACGAGTGGGCAGGCATTCCCGGCACGCTGCTGTGCGGCTGGATGTCGGACAAGATCTTCCGGGGCAACCGCGGCCTGACGGGCATGGTGTTCATGGCACTGGTGACCGTTGCAACGATCGTTTACTGGTTGAATCCGCCGGGTAACCCAATGGTCGACATGATCTCGCTGTTCGCGATCGGCTTCCTGATCTATGGCCCGGTAATGCTGGTGGGTCTGCAGGCGCTGGAACTGGTGCCCAAGAAAGCGGCGGGTACGGCTGCCGGTTTTACCGGTTTGTTTGGTTACCTGGGTGGTTCAGTCGCGGCCAGTGCCCTGATGGGCTACACGGTGGACTATTTCGGTTGGGATGGCGGCTTCATCCTGCTGGTCGTCGCCTGCCTGCTGGCGATGGCGTTCCTTGCACCCACTCTGGGTCACAAGAACGTCGCCAGTCAAAGCCGCGAAGCGATCGCCTGA
- a CDS encoding gamma-glutamylcyclotransferase, whose protein sequence is MSAIESAFLNLAYPPRLDLGPQLTHEQLLGSMQATMARHKGGPVWLFAYGSLIWRPECAAVERVRGRVHGYHRGLYLWSHEHRGTPEVPGLVFGLDRGGSCSGFAYRLPEEQLEASLYALWQREMPFPSYRPHWLNCRLEDGSQVQALGFVLERHLPSYAGNLPDHVLSQVFESACGRYGTTREYVEQTAHALRSHAMPDRNLEARLKRCKSKADQAIASRL, encoded by the coding sequence ATGAGCGCCATTGAATCTGCTTTTTTGAATCTGGCTTACCCTCCGCGGCTCGATCTGGGGCCGCAGCTTACGCACGAACAATTACTCGGCTCAATGCAGGCGACCATGGCACGCCACAAGGGTGGGCCGGTCTGGTTGTTCGCTTATGGTTCGCTGATCTGGCGTCCTGAATGTGCGGCGGTTGAGCGAGTACGCGGTCGCGTGCATGGCTACCATCGCGGCTTGTACCTGTGGTCCCACGAACATCGCGGTACGCCGGAGGTGCCAGGGCTGGTGTTTGGCCTGGATCGTGGCGGCTCATGCAGCGGGTTTGCCTATCGCTTGCCCGAAGAGCAACTCGAAGCTTCGCTTTATGCGCTCTGGCAGCGTGAAATGCCATTCCCGTCCTATCGTCCACATTGGCTCAACTGCCGTCTTGAAGACGGAAGCCAGGTTCAGGCATTGGGATTTGTATTGGAGCGGCACCTGCCCAGCTATGCCGGCAACTTGCCGGATCATGTGCTGAGCCAGGTATTCGAAAGCGCTTGCGGGCGTTACGGCACCACTCGCGAGTATGTCGAGCAGACTGCGCATGCCCTGCGTAGCCACGCCATGCCAGACCGGAATCTGGAGGCGCGGCTCAAGCGCTGCAAATCAAAGGCCGATCAGGCGATCGCTTCGCGGCTTTGA
- a CDS encoding CDP-6-deoxy-delta-3,4-glucoseen reductase: MRVTLQPSGAVLEILPGERILDGARRLGYECPQSCRNGNCHVCGALLVEGRVEQAGDVRDHGEFYTCIAEPLEDCIVLWDGVLALGELPVRSVSCQVIECRDVGGDTWRVRLRAPAGKPPRYHAGQYLMIERENGEKSAFSLASAPHSGRDLEIHVLARESSALSLIEQLQRNSMVRIEMPFGDTHLAELPDGPLVLIAAGTGMGQIHSLIEHCRATGFKYPVHLYWGVRRPEDFYDIEHWDEWEKLPNLFLHKVVSDQCGWGGRCGMLHQAVCEDFPDLKALHVYASGSPAMVYGTLDALVEAGMDAHQMRADVFAYAPRS; the protein is encoded by the coding sequence ATGCGTGTAACTTTGCAGCCCTCCGGAGCAGTGCTAGAGATTCTGCCCGGCGAGCGGATTCTCGATGGCGCGCGGCGCCTGGGCTATGAATGCCCGCAAAGCTGTCGCAACGGCAATTGTCATGTGTGCGGCGCGTTGCTGGTGGAAGGGCGGGTCGAACAAGCCGGCGATGTGCGCGACCATGGCGAGTTCTACACTTGCATAGCAGAGCCGCTGGAAGACTGCATCGTGCTGTGGGATGGCGTGCTCGCGCTGGGAGAGTTGCCGGTGCGCAGCGTGTCGTGTCAGGTCATTGAATGCAGGGACGTCGGCGGCGATACCTGGCGCGTGCGTCTGCGTGCGCCCGCGGGCAAGCCGCCGCGCTATCACGCCGGTCAGTACCTGATGATCGAGCGTGAGAACGGCGAGAAATCCGCCTTCTCCTTGGCCTCTGCACCGCATTCCGGCCGCGATCTGGAAATTCACGTACTGGCGCGCGAAAGCAGTGCGCTGAGCCTGATCGAACAGCTTCAGCGCAACTCGATGGTGCGCATCGAGATGCCATTCGGCGATACCCATCTGGCGGAACTGCCGGACGGTCCATTGGTACTGATTGCTGCCGGAACCGGCATGGGCCAGATCCACAGCCTGATCGAACATTGCCGGGCCACGGGTTTCAAGTATCCGGTGCATCTGTATTGGGGCGTGCGTCGTCCCGAAGACTTTTATGACATCGAGCATTGGGATGAATGGGAAAAACTGCCCAATTTATTCCTGCACAAAGTCGTCAGCGATCAATGTGGCTGGGGCGGGCGCTGCGGTATGTTGCATCAGGCGGTGTGTGAAGATTTCCCTGATCTGAAAGCCCTGCACGTCTACGCCAGCGGCTCTCCGGCCATGGTTTATGGCACGCTGGATGCGTTGGTCGAAGCAGGAATGGATGCCCATCAAATGCGCGCGGATGTTTTCGCTTACGCGCCTCGATCTTGA
- the ubiD gene encoding 4-hydroxy-3-polyprenylbenzoate decarboxylase, producing the protein MQYRDLRDFISGLEKRGELKRIQVPVSPVLEMTEVCDRTLRAKGPALLFENPTGYDIPVLGNLFGTPERVALGMGAEAVSELREIGKLLAFLKEPEPPKGLKDAWSKLPIFRKIIAMAPKVVKDAVCQEVVIEGDDVDLAMLPVQTCWPGDVGPLITWGLTVTKGPNKDRQNLGIYRQQVIGRNKVIMRWLSHRGGALDYREWCEKHPGQPFSVSVALGADPATILGAVTPVPDSLSEYAFAGLLRGNRTELVKCRGNDLQVPATAEIILEGVIHPGEMADEGPYGDHTGYYNEVDSFPVFTVERITHRIKPIYHSTYTGRPPDEPAILGVALNEVFVPILQKQFPEITDFYLPPEGCSYRMAIVTMKKSYPGHAKRVMLGVWSFLRQFMYTKFVIVTDDDINARDWNDVIWAITTRMDPKRDTVMIDNTPIDYLDFASPVSGLGSKMGLDATHKWPGETTREWGRVIVKDEAVTQRIDAIWNQLGID; encoded by the coding sequence ATGCAGTATCGCGACTTGCGCGACTTTATCAGCGGCCTGGAAAAGCGCGGCGAACTCAAGCGCATCCAGGTTCCAGTGTCCCCAGTGCTCGAAATGACCGAGGTCTGCGATCGCACGTTGCGCGCCAAGGGCCCGGCGCTGCTTTTCGAAAACCCTACCGGTTATGACATTCCAGTACTCGGCAACCTGTTCGGCACCCCCGAGCGCGTGGCGCTGGGCATGGGCGCGGAAGCGGTCAGCGAGTTGCGCGAAATCGGCAAGCTGTTGGCGTTCCTCAAGGAGCCCGAGCCGCCGAAGGGCCTGAAGGACGCCTGGTCCAAGTTGCCGATCTTCCGCAAGATCATTGCCATGGCGCCGAAAGTCGTCAAAGACGCGGTGTGCCAGGAAGTGGTCATCGAAGGCGACGATGTCGATCTGGCGATGTTGCCGGTACAGACCTGCTGGCCGGGCGATGTAGGCCCGCTGATCACTTGGGGTCTGACCGTCACCAAAGGTCCGAACAAGGATCGCCAGAACCTCGGCATCTACCGTCAGCAAGTGATTGGCCGCAACAAGGTGATCATGCGCTGGTTGAGCCACCGTGGCGGCGCGCTGGATTACCGTGAGTGGTGCGAGAAACACCCCGGCCAGCCGTTCTCTGTCTCTGTGGCCTTGGGCGCTGACCCGGCAACCATTCTTGGCGCCGTGACGCCGGTGCCGGACAGCCTCTCCGAATACGCTTTCGCCGGTCTGTTGCGCGGCAATCGCACCGAACTGGTGAAGTGCCGTGGCAACGACCTGCAAGTGCCGGCCACCGCCGAGATCATCCTCGAAGGCGTGATCCATCCGGGCGAAATGGCCGATGAAGGTCCATACGGCGACCACACCGGCTACTACAACGAAGTCGACAGCTTCCCGGTGTTTACCGTCGAGCGCATCACCCACCGGATCAAACCGATCTACCACAGCACCTACACCGGCCGTCCGCCGGATGAGCCGGCGATTCTCGGCGTGGCGCTGAACGAAGTGTTCGTGCCGATCCTGCAAAAGCAGTTTCCGGAGATCACCGACTTCTACCTGCCGCCCGAAGGCTGTTCGTACCGCATGGCCATCGTGACCATGAAGAAGTCGTATCCTGGGCATGCCAAGCGGGTAATGCTCGGTGTCTGGTCGTTTTTGCGACAGTTCATGTACACCAAGTTCGTTATCGTCACTGACGACGATATCAACGCACGGGACTGGAACGACGTGATCTGGGCCATCACCACGCGCATGGACCCCAAGCGTGACACGGTGATGATCGACAACACGCCGATCGACTACCTGGACTTCGCCTCGCCGGTCTCCGGCCTGGGTTCGAAGATGGGGCTCGATGCCACGCATAAATGGCCGGGCGAAACCACTCGCGAGTGGGGCCGGGTCATCGTCAAGGATGAAGCCGTTACCCAACGGATCGATGCCATCTGGAATCAGTTAGGAATAGATTGA
- the rho gene encoding transcription termination factor Rho: MNLTELKQKPITELLELAEQMGIENMARSRKQDVIFSLLKKHAKSGEEISGDGVLEILQDGFGFLRSADASYLAGPDDIYVSPSQIRRFNLRTGDTIVGKIRPPKEGERYFALLKVDTINYDRPENAKNKILFENLTPLFPTVRMKMEAGNGSTEDLTGRVIDLCAPIGKGQRGLIVAPPKAGKTIMLQNIAANIARNNPEVHLIVLLIDERPEEVTEMQRTVRGEVVASTFDEPPTRHVQVAEMVIEKAKRLVEHKKDVVILLDSITRLARAYNTVIPSSGKVLTGGVDAHALEKPKRFFGAARNIEEGGSLTIIATALVETGSKMDEVIYEEFKGTGNMELPLDRKIAEKRVFPAININRSGTRREELLTADDELQRMWILRKLLHPMDEVSAIEFLVDKLKQTKTNDEFFLSMKRK, encoded by the coding sequence ATGAATCTGACTGAACTCAAGCAAAAGCCGATTACCGAACTGCTCGAATTGGCCGAACAGATGGGCATAGAAAATATGGCCCGTTCGCGCAAGCAGGACGTGATTTTCTCCCTGCTCAAAAAGCACGCTAAAAGCGGCGAGGAAATCTCCGGTGATGGCGTGCTGGAGATTCTCCAGGACGGCTTCGGCTTCCTGCGCTCCGCTGACGCTTCCTATCTCGCCGGCCCAGACGATATCTACGTCTCGCCGAGCCAGATCCGCCGCTTCAACTTGCGCACCGGTGACACCATCGTTGGCAAGATCCGCCCTCCAAAGGAAGGCGAGCGGTATTTCGCGCTGCTCAAGGTCGACACGATCAATTACGATCGTCCCGAGAACGCGAAAAACAAGATTCTCTTCGAGAACCTGACCCCGCTGTTCCCGACCGTGCGCATGAAGATGGAAGCCGGCAACGGTTCCACCGAAGACTTGACCGGTCGTGTCATCGACCTGTGCGCCCCGATCGGCAAAGGCCAGCGCGGCCTGATCGTTGCACCGCCCAAAGCCGGTAAAACGATCATGCTGCAGAACATCGCGGCGAACATCGCACGTAACAATCCTGAAGTTCATCTGATCGTATTGCTGATCGACGAACGTCCGGAAGAAGTGACCGAAATGCAGCGCACCGTGCGCGGCGAAGTAGTTGCCTCGACGTTCGACGAGCCGCCAACCCGCCACGTGCAGGTTGCCGAAATGGTGATCGAGAAGGCCAAGCGCCTGGTCGAACACAAGAAAGACGTGGTGATCCTGCTCGACTCCATCACCCGTCTGGCGCGTGCCTACAACACCGTGATCCCGAGCTCCGGCAAGGTACTGACCGGTGGTGTCGATGCCCACGCCCTGGAGAAACCGAAACGTTTCTTCGGCGCTGCACGGAACATCGAAGAAGGCGGCTCGCTGACCATCATCGCTACCGCGCTGGTTGAAACCGGCTCGAAGATGGACGAAGTGATCTACGAAGAATTCAAAGGCACCGGCAACATGGAACTGCCTCTGGATCGCAAGATCGCTGAAAAACGTGTGTTCCCGGCCATCAACATCAACCGTTCCGGTACTCGCCGCGAAGAGTTGCTGACGGCCGACGACGAACTGCAGCGTATGTGGATCCTGCGCAAGCTGCTGCACCCGATGGACGAAGTCTCTGCCATCGAGTTCCTGGTCGACAAGCTGAAACAGACCAAGACCAACGACGAGTTCTTCCTGTCGATGAAGCGCAAGTAA
- the trxA gene encoding thioredoxin TrxA → MSSDLIKHVTDANFEEEVLKAAGPVLVDYWAEWCGPCKMIAPVLDEIAGTYAGKLTVAKLNIDENQETPAKHGVRGIPTLMLFKNGNVEATKVGALSKSQLAAFLDANI, encoded by the coding sequence ATGAGCAGCGATCTTATCAAGCACGTCACCGACGCGAACTTCGAAGAAGAAGTACTGAAGGCTGCTGGCCCTGTGCTTGTTGACTACTGGGCTGAGTGGTGCGGCCCTTGCAAAATGATCGCCCCGGTTCTGGACGAAATCGCTGGCACCTACGCTGGCAAGCTGACCGTTGCCAAGCTGAACATCGACGAAAACCAGGAAACCCCGGCCAAGCACGGCGTACGTGGTATCCCGACGCTGATGCTGTTCAAGAACGGCAACGTCGAAGCCACCAAGGTTGGCGCGCTGTCGAAGTCGCAACTGGCTGCTTTCCTCGACGCCAACATCTAA
- a CDS encoding FadR/GntR family transcriptional regulator, producing MNSISRAVPEVALQAIRKLIAEQGFGAGDALPSQRDLAVQLGVSRASLREALSSLSALGVISIQPGKGVFVQSSVDLPRGDAAPGWPFAAQASPLDIFQLRYALEGFAAGLAAVTLSTDELDALEDNVAAMRNELRAADFDAAARLDFEFHRRILLASGNQAMLSILTASADIFLESQKLPFIRAERAMETWQEHRKILRALARRASSAAQKAMQEHVRNAALRTGIAFVAPATS from the coding sequence ATGAACTCGATCTCCCGCGCCGTACCCGAAGTGGCGCTGCAAGCCATCCGCAAACTGATCGCCGAACAAGGTTTTGGGGCGGGGGATGCCTTGCCCTCGCAACGGGACCTGGCGGTGCAATTGGGGGTCAGTCGGGCGTCATTGCGTGAGGCGTTATCGTCCCTGAGTGCGCTGGGCGTGATCAGTATCCAGCCAGGCAAGGGCGTGTTCGTGCAGTCATCGGTCGATCTGCCCCGGGGCGATGCAGCGCCGGGCTGGCCGTTCGCAGCTCAGGCATCGCCGTTGGACATCTTCCAGTTGCGCTACGCGCTGGAAGGTTTTGCCGCCGGGCTGGCGGCCGTGACCCTGAGCACCGATGAGCTCGATGCCCTGGAAGACAATGTCGCCGCCATGCGCAATGAACTGCGTGCCGCTGACTTCGATGCCGCGGCGCGACTGGATTTCGAGTTTCACCGGCGCATTCTTCTCGCCAGCGGCAATCAGGCGATGCTGAGCATTCTGACGGCCAGCGCCGACATCTTCCTGGAGAGCCAGAAGCTACCGTTCATCCGGGCCGAACGGGCCATGGAAACCTGGCAGGAACACCGTAAAATCCTCCGCGCGCTGGCTCGTCGGGCCTCAAGTGCTGCGCAGAAGGCCATGCAGGAGCATGTGCGCAACGCCGCCCTGCGCACTGGAATCGCTTTCGTGGCTCCCGCCACCTCGTGA